The Halogeometricum rufum genome has a segment encoding these proteins:
- a CDS encoding NAD(P)/FAD-dependent oxidoreductase: MERFDVAVVGGGPAGSAAAHAAAESGASAVVLEKGVPRADRPDRLGPDSTDAAGILDYWVDIMGIHPDEMPDDVVVSTLDRAEFIGPNESLVLHKTGFDTSYDHFGFCMHRARFDDFLRDRAESAGAEYRVKASVRDVVTDIEGSPRHTVRLANGEDVAADFVVLADGPQRQITNKVLDRFLSFDVTDRLATTKVNHIAYQEHRRLPEDVAREVEGAIKFWWGYMPGHTAYPWIFPNDDNVARIGLTMPIGMDLSAVEAREKYKLLRDSDERIPQGREYVRRLLEQEYGDEYDVETDFPVVEDRGKSKGTETYAISSTRPIDSPTAAGIAVVGGAMGATSAFHEGGDHTAVRTGAIAGELAGAGDLSAYNDRWKEAIGDEVRRNVAFADIVCDYGPDDWDRSFAAARKMMEASSSDKLFNLDVGTVRAGLSVGRLATRFKKAKYKFRGDRYVQLFADEYTV; this comes from the coding sequence ATGGAGCGATTCGACGTTGCAGTCGTCGGCGGCGGCCCCGCCGGGTCGGCCGCCGCACACGCCGCCGCGGAGTCGGGCGCGTCGGCAGTGGTGTTGGAGAAGGGGGTTCCGCGGGCGGACCGCCCCGACCGCCTCGGTCCCGACTCGACGGACGCCGCGGGGATTCTCGACTACTGGGTGGACATCATGGGCATCCACCCCGACGAGATGCCGGACGACGTGGTCGTCTCGACGCTGGACCGCGCGGAGTTCATCGGCCCGAACGAGTCGCTGGTCCTCCACAAGACCGGGTTCGACACCTCCTACGACCACTTCGGGTTCTGCATGCACCGCGCGCGGTTCGACGACTTCCTCCGCGACCGCGCGGAGTCCGCTGGCGCGGAGTACCGCGTGAAGGCCTCCGTCCGCGACGTGGTGACGGACATCGAGGGGTCGCCGCGACACACCGTCCGCCTCGCGAACGGGGAGGACGTCGCCGCCGACTTCGTCGTCCTCGCCGACGGCCCCCAGCGACAGATTACGAACAAGGTGCTCGACCGGTTCCTCTCGTTCGACGTGACGGACCGACTGGCGACGACGAAGGTGAACCACATCGCCTACCAGGAACACCGTCGCCTCCCCGAGGACGTCGCCCGGGAGGTGGAGGGCGCCATCAAGTTCTGGTGGGGGTACATGCCCGGTCACACGGCCTACCCGTGGATATTCCCGAACGACGACAACGTGGCCCGCATCGGCCTGACGATGCCCATCGGGATGGACCTCTCCGCGGTGGAGGCCCGCGAGAAGTACAAACTCCTCCGCGACTCCGACGAGCGAATCCCGCAGGGCAGAGAGTACGTCCGGCGCTTGCTCGAACAGGAGTACGGCGACGAGTACGACGTCGAGACGGACTTCCCCGTCGTCGAGGACCGCGGGAAGTCGAAGGGGACGGAGACGTACGCCATCTCCTCGACCCGTCCCATCGACTCGCCGACTGCGGCGGGCATCGCCGTGGTCGGCGGCGCGATGGGCGCAACCTCGGCGTTCCACGAGGGCGGCGACCACACCGCCGTCCGCACGGGCGCCATCGCGGGCGAACTGGCGGGCGCGGGCGACCTCTCGGCGTACAACGACCGCTGGAAGGAGGCCATCGGCGACGAGGTGCGCCGCAACGTCGCGTTCGCGGACATCGTCTGCGACTACGGTCCCGACGACTGGGACCGGTCGTTCGCCGCCGCGCGGAAGATGATGGAGGCGAGTTCGTCGGACAAACTGTTCAATCTCGACGTCGGTACCGTCCGGGCGGGCCTGTCTGTGGGCCGACTGGCGACGCGGTTCAAGAAGGCGAAGTACAAGTTCCGCGGCGACCGGTACGTCCAGTTGTTCGCGGACGAGTACACGGTCTGA